The window CGTGGGATAGTGAACAATATAAAATCAAAAACTATCTGATATATCTTTTGGAATTAGAAAAGCGCGGCATTTTTTTCTCTTATCCAATGGATCTTGACTTAGCGATGCTGAAAGCCTTTCCTAATGCATTCAAGGTACAGGCAATAAACCAGATAGAACCTGAAGAAAGCACGATTAAAGCTGTACTTGGTAAATCCCGTACAGATGCTTCTGAGTATGAGGAAGATGAAAGGAAGTTATTCGTCACATATCACAAGCTATTCAAGCTTGGCAGCAAACCAGCAGTGCATATTGATGCACTGTCCAACATTTCCAATACACAGCTTCTTGCCTCAATACCGCCGTCATTAGGCCGATTAGCAGACGCCGTTATCGCTAAACTAGCGGAGTTACCAGAGTGATTAGACACGATAACTGGAAACCTGCGGATGGGCTAACTCTTGAACCAAATGCTGAACGAGCAGTAAAAGAATGCGAAAAAAATTTAGCCCTAACAGCAGGTCCTGGTGCTGGTAAAACAGAAATGCTTGCTCAGCGAGCTGACTTCTTACTCCGAACAGGCACTTGCCGCTATCCGAAGCGAATTTTGGCAATTTCATTTAAAGTTGATGCCAGTTCAAACCTAAAAGATCGGGTAACTCGCAGGAGTGGAGATGAATTATCATCTCGATTTGATAGTTACACGTTTCATGCATTTGCTAAGCGAATTATTGACCGTTTTCGCCCCATACTCACAGGCATCTACACGTTAGATTCAGAATATACCATTGGAAGTCCTAGAACGCCTCAGAAGCAAATAGAATTTGCAGATTTGGTTCCATTAGCAACTCGTATCCTCCAAAGTTCTGCTGTAGCTAGAAATGCCATAAGACAAACATATACTGATGTGTTCTTGGATGAATTTCAGGATTGTACAGATATTCAGTATGAGTTTCTAAAAATAGCTTTCCAAAGCACAACAATTCGATTAACAGCTGTTGGAGATACGAAGCAAAAAATTATGGGGTGGGCAGGTGCGCTTGATGGGATTTTTGTCACTTATGCTCAAGATTTTCAAGCATTACCATTAAACATGTATCGTAACTTCCGCTCAAAGCCACAGCTTCTTCGGTTACAAAACGAAATCATCCGGACACTAGATCCTGCCTCGGTGATGCCGAATGAACTCATTGTTGGCAATGAAGGAGAAATACGAGCATTTCAATTTGAAACAAGCCAACGTGAAGCTGAATATCTAGCCGAACAAATTCAAAATTGGATAATCGTAGATAATATCCCTCCAAACGAGATTGCTATACTCATACGAAATCAACCACATTTATATGCCCAACATCTAATACCTGCGCTGCGAAATAGACAAATACCTTTTAGAAACGAGCAAGAATTACAGGATATAACTGTGGAACCTGCTGCCCGCCTCATTGTCGATTTCCTTCTTTGTACTTTTGGTAAACGTGAACCCGCAGCTTGGTTAAGGCTAATGAACCAATTGATCCCATTTACCGATGACGAAGAAGAGCAGGATAAATATCAGCAAATCTGGCTTAACTTCATTCAACGCCAGCGGAAAAGAATTAGGGAAAACCCAATAACAATAGATAACCAAAGTCGTTGGCAAAGTGTTCAAAGTTTTATTGAACTTGTCGGTATTGAAACAATGACAGCACTTTCACATGACTACGAAACAGCCTCTCGTCTAAATGAAGTTCTAAGGGCAACATTTAATAAGTTAGATGAAACCTTGGCTTCAGGCCTGACACTACTTGAAGCACTTTGCCAGTTTACAGATGATCAATCAGTAAGAATATTGACCTCACACAAAAGTAAAGGGCTAGAGTTTGATACTGTAGTACTTTTAGGCATCGAAAATGAATGTTACTTTGGGGCCCCTCAAGAGAACCTATGTACCTTTTTTGTTGGAGTTTCCAGAGCTAAATGTAAGCTATTGTTAACATTTGCAAAAGAGCGAATACGGCCAGAAGGCTTTTCTGGTCGGTGGAGTGAACAAAGAACACTTGTTAATGAGTATGCTGGTTATGTCAGGCCATTTTTATCTAACAATAACTAAATTAAATAGTGACTTATGATATACGATGGGTTTGCTTACAATGACAGCATGAAAGATACAATTAAACTCTAATACTACGTTGCTTACTTGAAAAATTGTGACGACTACTTGGAAAATCATTAATGATTAAGCTTCTGGAAAATGGTATGTTGATATCTACATTTTTAGGAAAAATGACCGCCAAAACTCATTTTTCTGGAAAACACACACACGCCTTGCAGTTAAAGGCTTTACAGAAATCCTCCAGATTCAACGTGTGGCAGTATCATGTTACCATGAGGTAAAAGCGATTTTCGCTTTGATTTCATCATATTTAGGGCCAGCTAATGCTGGCCCTAATTGATCATAGATAGCATAAAATCATTAACTCTCACGCGACTTTCCTATAATCTCGACTGAGTACTTTGCATTTTAAACACACAGCGCGGTTATCGCTGCGCCACTGTAATCGGGATGAATAGCGTAATGCTTAAAGAACTCGCGTTCGATGGTTTGTTATTTAGTCCATTAATTATCTTTATCCCCTTAGCTTTTCTGCTTTCCTGCATCACTCGCTTGGTACTCTATCAAACTGGGCTCTATCACAAGCTGTGGCGCGAAGCTTGGTTCGAAGTTGGGCTGTTTATCTGCTATCTGGCGTTGGTCATTTACTTGCTTGGGAGTTGATTGTTCATGGGAAAAATCTTTCGTATCAGCCTCACCCTCATTGTGGTCGCGGTTGCAGGTATAGCCGGACATTGGATATGGTCACACTACCTTTATTCTCCTTGGACTCGCGACGGCCGAGTTCGCGCCGAAATCATTACCATAGCGCCAGATGTGTCCGGTTGGGTGAACCAACTGAATGTAAAAGACAATCAAATCGTCAATAAGGGTGATGTGTTGTTCACTGTGGACGATACCCGCTACAAGGCCACGATTGCCGAATTGAATGCCAAAGCGGAAAGCCAAAAATTGGCATGGGAACTGGCAAAACATAAGTACAAACGCCGTATCGGTTTGACCAATGACAACTTGGTCAGCAAAGAAACCTTCGACGAAGCCTTTATCAATACCGAACTGGCAAGAACCAGTTATGAACTCGCACAGGCGCAATTGAATACCGCCAAAATTGACTTAGCGCGGACACAAATTCACGCTCCCGAAAATGGCACGCTGATCAATTTAAGTCTGCGCAATGGCAACTATGTCAGCAAAGGCAACTCGGTATTTTCGCTGGTCAAACAAGATTCTCTCTATATCACAGGCTATTTTGAAGAAACCAAAATCCCCTTGGTTCACATAGGTCAAAACGCCAATGTCAGCCTTATGAGTGGCGGTCACGTCTTGCATGGCAAAGTGACCAGCATAGGTAAAGCAATCGCCAATACCAATGTCACTACTAATGGACAGTTATTACCGCAAATCGGCCAAACCTTTAATTGGGTAAGATTGTCGCAGCGTATTCCGGTCGATATCCAGCTAGATAACATTCCTAAGGACATAGAGCTGAGCGTCGGCATGACAGTTTCCATCCAGCTACAGACTGACCAATAGTCATTATGACGCTGTTACTGAAGAGTTTATTCTTTCCAGACCGACGAACCCTCATCTTCGCGATTAAAGGCGTGATTTCGATGGCGCTCGCCTTATATGTGGCCATGTTCTTAAATCTAGAACGGCCATATTGGGCGCTGGTGTCGGCGGTATTTCTGCAAATCCGCCCCGAAAGTGGACTCGTGATCGAAAAGGGCTTATGCCAAATCGGCGGCACCTTAGTCGGCGCGCTCGCGGGGATTGCCATACTCAACTGGTTTACGCCCTATCCCGAACTCGCCTTAGGATTACTCGCCTGCTGGATAGGGCTAAATTCTGGGTTATCGGCCATGGTGCGCCAGCAAAACTTTGTCTATGCCTTTGCTATGGCGGGCATGACCGCCTGCTTGATAGTGCTCATTGTGATGGCAAGCCCGAGCACGGCCGATAGCGCAAAAATATTCGATGTGGCGCAGTCGAGGATCAGCGAGATTGTTGTTGGGGCGATATGCGCCGTCTTGGTCAGCTCGCTACTTTGGCCGACCAAGGTAAAACATAGTCTGCAACTGCATGCTAAAAACACAATTAATCATACGCTTAACTATCTTGCATTAGAACTCGATTTACAGGGGGAACATGCGAGTCGCCATGAACATATCGACACGATTATGGAGTCAGTATCGGCGCTGAGTGACGATTCCAGTGCGGTGATTTATGAAGGCCCCGAAGGACGCGGGCAGAGCCATGCGGCGAACTTTCTCTGCAATAAAACCCTTTCGCTATTGGCGGCAATCCAAATATTTGGCCGGCTGCAACGTAATCATTCCCATCTTGTTAGCGAACCACTCGCTAAATCCTTAGCCAATATGCGCAGTAGTTTTACCTTGATGGCGCAATCCAGTGATTACCAAGAATGCTACAAAATGGCGCGCACCTTGAGGTATCAACTCCAACAAAACCTGATGCAATACCGCGACCGCGCGCCGTTAGAGACGCGCTTACTCAAAGTTGCGATGGAATTAAGCGCCGATCTGATCATGGTGCTCAAGAGTTATAACGTGCTAACCAGTCATTCTGCGGTACAGCTCAACGCGCCGCCGATGGAGTTTCACCGAGACCCATTAATAGGCGTTACCACGGGCCTGCGCAGCATGGCGGTGTTTGTCATTGGGGCTTCACTGTGGATTGGCACAGGGTCGAGCGCGGTCCTCATGATGATCCTGCTGCCCGTCGTCTTTTCCATCATGATGGCGCGCCAACCACTGCCGATGTTAACCACGATTTTGCGCCGCATTCTTGTCGGCATCACTATCGCTGTGCCCCTCACAGTGTTTTATGCTTTACCTTTGCTGGCACAGAGTAGCGGCGATTTCGAAATCCTCGTTTTAGTGCTCGCTGGGCCGTTTTTTATTGGCTTACTCGCCTTGGCGAATCGACCGACCTTGCCCTATGGGCTCGGCATTTGCGTGCCGTTTGCTGTGTTAGTGCAGCCCAGCAACACCATTTCATTTGCGATAGAAAACACCGTCAGCAATGCCTTAGCGATTTTTGTTGGCGTGACTGTGCTGTATTGGTTGTTTAAATTGATTACCGAACCCAGCCAGCGGTTGATGCAATATCGTCTGCTGCAATCCATCCAAAAAGATCTGGTGCATATCGCGCAGCATGATGATCCTGATCCTTGGTTTAACGCCCGCATGGGCGATCGACTGCTGCGGATCGCCAGTTATGAAAAAGGCTCGGGCAAGAGTTCGAGGGTATTTACCGATCTGGTGTTTACTGCACTTAATCTAGGCCATGTGTCGATTCGGATGCGGCGCATGTTGCAGGGCATTTCAGATACGCACTTAAACTTAGGCTTAGAAAATGCACTCAACCTCTGGCAACACAATTTAGGTCAGGCATTTATCGCCTGCGCCCACGGACAAGTCGCAGAAGAGTTTAAAATCAGCAGCGAGGCCTTATTACAAGCGCTGGCCCAATGTCCGTTACCCCACGAACAATTCACTATGATTACTGGGATGTTTGAACGCATCACTTTAACCTTCGAACGCACAGCCCACAGTATCGCCGAGCAGAAAAACACCTCAGAAAAATAGTCAGTTCTCAAACTATTTTTCGCCCCAAAAGCCGCTCTTTTACTGCCACCAAAACCATTTAAATCCAATAGAAGCTTGATATTTGGCCGATAAAATGCCTTAATATAGCTAGATCACTAACTATATTGGTGATATAAATTCAGTTATCAACCAAGGAGAAATTATGTCTACGGAGAACCCACCAGAGGAAAATCTCATCTCGCAAGTAGCAAGCTTTACCCGATTACACGCTAAGGAATCAATGCAGTTTATGTGTTTACTTGCAATATTAAGCACCTATCTCTTTGTCATTTTGAAACCGAGTATTATTCAAAATAACAAAGCGTTAGGAGAAAAATAACCAATGAATTACCTCGCTTACATTTCCTTAGCTATCTACTTTATCGTTATGCTCGCCATTGGCTTATTCGCTTACAAAAAATCCACCAGCGATGTGTCAGGCTATATTCTTGGCGGCCGTAAGGTAAGTCCACAGGTCACCGCACTTTCAGCGGGTGCATCTGACATGAGTGGCTGGATGCTAATGGGTCTTCCCGGCGCTATGTTTTTGGTTGGTTTCGAAACCATTTACATCGCACTTGGGCTATTGATTGGTGCTCTAATCAATTACTTGGTCGTCGCACCAAAACTTAGGGTTTATACCGAGGTGGCGGACAACGCCCTCACTATCCCGGAGTTTTTTGCTAAACGCTTCGGCAATGCCAACGGCAGTATCCGTATTATTTCGGCCGTGATCATTGTGATCTTCTTTACCTTGTATACCTCAGCAGGTTTAGTGGCTGGCGGTAAATTGTTTGAGTCAGCATTTGGCCTGAACTACGACATAGGTTTAGTCGTCACACTAGCGGTTGTGGTTTCTTACACCCTGTTAGGCGGATTCTTGGCAGTGAGCCTCACTGACTTTGTCCAAGGCTGTATTATGTTTGTCGCCTTAGTCTTAGTTCCTGTCGTGGCATATCAAGAATTTACCAGCGCTGACACTATGTTGAACTTTGCGTATCAGTCGATTCCACACTTCACCGATGCGATGCAAAACGTCACTATGTTAGGGCTTATCTCAAGCTTATCTTGGGGACTCGGTTACTTTGGCCAACCGCATATTATCGTGCGTTTTATGGCGATTCGTTCAGTAGCTGACATTAAAACCGCCAGACACATAGGTATGGGCTGGATGACAGTGACCATTGTGGGTGCACTGGCAACAGGTCTTGTCGGTATCGCTTACGCCAATAAATTTGGTATGAAGCTGACCGATCCTGAAACCATCTTTATCGTGTTTTCTGAGTTGTTGTTCCATCCGATCATTAGTGGCTTCTTACTGGCCGCCATTCTGGCCGCGATCATGAGCACCATTTCATCGCAGCTATTAGTGTCATCAAGCTCACTCACGGAAGATATCTATCGCGTTATTTCGAAGAAAGAATCTACCGAGAAAGACATGGTGAAAATGGGACGCTTTGGCGTAGCAGGCGTGGCAATTGTCGCGAGTCTACTGGCGCTCGACCGCTCTAGCAGTGTGCTATCACTGGTGAGTAATGCATGGGCAGGATTCGGTGCCGCCTTCGGTCCGTTAGTTTTGTTTAGCTTGTACAAAGCGAAC of the Shewanella baltica genome contains:
- a CDS encoding ATP-dependent helicase, yielding MIRHDNWKPADGLTLEPNAERAVKECEKNLALTAGPGAGKTEMLAQRADFLLRTGTCRYPKRILAISFKVDASSNLKDRVTRRSGDELSSRFDSYTFHAFAKRIIDRFRPILTGIYTLDSEYTIGSPRTPQKQIEFADLVPLATRILQSSAVARNAIRQTYTDVFLDEFQDCTDIQYEFLKIAFQSTTIRLTAVGDTKQKIMGWAGALDGIFVTYAQDFQALPLNMYRNFRSKPQLLRLQNEIIRTLDPASVMPNELIVGNEGEIRAFQFETSQREAEYLAEQIQNWIIVDNIPPNEIAILIRNQPHLYAQHLIPALRNRQIPFRNEQELQDITVEPAARLIVDFLLCTFGKREPAAWLRLMNQLIPFTDDEEEQDKYQQIWLNFIQRQRKRIRENPITIDNQSRWQSVQSFIELVGIETMTALSHDYETASRLNEVLRATFNKLDETLASGLTLLEALCQFTDDQSVRILTSHKSKGLEFDTVVLLGIENECYFGAPQENLCTFFVGVSRAKCKLLLTFAKERIRPEGFSGRWSEQRTLVNEYAGYVRPFLSNNN
- a CDS encoding DUF1656 domain-containing protein, with product MLKELAFDGLLFSPLIIFIPLAFLLSCITRLVLYQTGLYHKLWREAWFEVGLFICYLALVIYLLGS
- a CDS encoding efflux RND transporter periplasmic adaptor subunit — translated: MGKIFRISLTLIVVAVAGIAGHWIWSHYLYSPWTRDGRVRAEIITIAPDVSGWVNQLNVKDNQIVNKGDVLFTVDDTRYKATIAELNAKAESQKLAWELAKHKYKRRIGLTNDNLVSKETFDEAFINTELARTSYELAQAQLNTAKIDLARTQIHAPENGTLINLSLRNGNYVSKGNSVFSLVKQDSLYITGYFEETKIPLVHIGQNANVSLMSGGHVLHGKVTSIGKAIANTNVTTNGQLLPQIGQTFNWVRLSQRIPVDIQLDNIPKDIELSVGMTVSIQLQTDQ
- a CDS encoding FUSC family protein, with translation MTLLLKSLFFPDRRTLIFAIKGVISMALALYVAMFLNLERPYWALVSAVFLQIRPESGLVIEKGLCQIGGTLVGALAGIAILNWFTPYPELALGLLACWIGLNSGLSAMVRQQNFVYAFAMAGMTACLIVLIVMASPSTADSAKIFDVAQSRISEIVVGAICAVLVSSLLWPTKVKHSLQLHAKNTINHTLNYLALELDLQGEHASRHEHIDTIMESVSALSDDSSAVIYEGPEGRGQSHAANFLCNKTLSLLAAIQIFGRLQRNHSHLVSEPLAKSLANMRSSFTLMAQSSDYQECYKMARTLRYQLQQNLMQYRDRAPLETRLLKVAMELSADLIMVLKSYNVLTSHSAVQLNAPPMEFHRDPLIGVTTGLRSMAVFVIGASLWIGTGSSAVLMMILLPVVFSIMMARQPLPMLTTILRRILVGITIAVPLTVFYALPLLAQSSGDFEILVLVLAGPFFIGLLALANRPTLPYGLGICVPFAVLVQPSNTISFAIENTVSNALAIFVGVTVLYWLFKLITEPSQRLMQYRLLQSIQKDLVHIAQHDDPDPWFNARMGDRLLRIASYEKGSGKSSRVFTDLVFTALNLGHVSIRMRRMLQGISDTHLNLGLENALNLWQHNLGQAFIACAHGQVAEEFKISSEALLQALAQCPLPHEQFTMITGMFERITLTFERTAHSIAEQKNTSEK
- the putP gene encoding sodium/proline symporter PutP is translated as MNYLAYISLAIYFIVMLAIGLFAYKKSTSDVSGYILGGRKVSPQVTALSAGASDMSGWMLMGLPGAMFLVGFETIYIALGLLIGALINYLVVAPKLRVYTEVADNALTIPEFFAKRFGNANGSIRIISAVIIVIFFTLYTSAGLVAGGKLFESAFGLNYDIGLVVTLAVVVSYTLLGGFLAVSLTDFVQGCIMFVALVLVPVVAYQEFTSADTMLNFAYQSIPHFTDAMQNVTMLGLISSLSWGLGYFGQPHIIVRFMAIRSVADIKTARHIGMGWMTVTIVGALATGLVGIAYANKFGMKLTDPETIFIVFSELLFHPIISGFLLAAILAAIMSTISSQLLVSSSSLTEDIYRVISKKESTEKDMVKMGRFGVAGVAIVASLLALDRSSSVLSLVSNAWAGFGAAFGPLVLFSLYKANLTHKAAIAGIVSGAATVLFWIYAPVLADGQALTTVVYEMIPGFAVSSVVIWIVSLLDTDPCAKTTKLFHKAGRVLAEDR